Proteins encoded within one genomic window of Cryptosporangium aurantiacum:
- a CDS encoding MerR family transcriptional regulator, which produces MSWSVGQVAKDAGITVRTLHHYDEVGLLTPSERTSAGYRRYSYDDLARLQRILAYRQLGFGLDEIAAILDDSSVDPIDHLRRQHALLTGKIEELQQMVAAVEKTMEARRMGVSLNPQEMFEVFGDNDPTQYEEEVKERWGDTDAYRQSQQRTSRYTKDDWLTIKAEAAANVEQFRAAFLAGTPADAVEAMDAAEEHRQHITQWFYDCNYEIHRGLGTMYVDDERFTANYDTDTPGLAGYIRDAIHANAARAGK; this is translated from the coding sequence ATGAGTTGGTCGGTCGGGCAGGTTGCGAAGGACGCCGGGATCACGGTTCGGACACTGCACCACTACGACGAGGTCGGGCTCCTCACCCCCAGCGAGCGGACGAGCGCCGGATACCGCCGGTACTCCTACGACGACCTCGCGCGGCTGCAGCGCATCCTCGCGTACCGGCAACTCGGGTTCGGATTGGACGAGATCGCGGCGATCCTGGATGACAGCTCCGTTGATCCGATCGATCATCTGCGGCGGCAGCACGCGCTGTTGACCGGGAAGATCGAGGAGCTGCAGCAGATGGTCGCCGCCGTCGAGAAGACGATGGAGGCGAGAAGGATGGGCGTTTCGCTCAACCCGCAGGAGATGTTCGAGGTGTTCGGCGACAACGACCCCACCCAGTACGAGGAAGAGGTCAAGGAGCGCTGGGGCGACACCGACGCGTACCGGCAGTCGCAGCAGCGGACCTCGCGGTACACCAAGGACGACTGGCTGACGATCAAGGCCGAGGCGGCGGCGAACGTCGAGCAGTTCCGCGCCGCGTTCCTGGCCGGCACCCCGGCGGACGCCGTGGAGGCGATGGACGCGGCCGAGGAGCACCGGCAGCACATCACCCAGTGGTTCTACGACTGCAACTACGAGATCCACCGCGGCCTCGGCACGATGTACGTCGACGACGAGCGGTTCACGGCCAACTACGACACCGATACGCCGGGGTTGGCTGGGTACATCCGAGACGCGATTCACGCGAACGCCGCTCGCGCCGGTAAGTGA
- a CDS encoding PrsW family glutamic-type intramembrane protease, giving the protein MQWRRDLWIAVLAVGVGAFVAGERILAASDEPGLVTTVLVIGAATAPAAFYAAALGHQLRFTLPTWVVAASAATAALLGAGTAGLLGYPTLEHLGPASTVAVALVKTSVTLLVPLAVLFALPTRRAADGLLIGAAAGAGFATAEAVGYLVTSPDLVGPAAHAVLVRGLLGPASHLAWAGIAAAALWLAAQQHWSGRALRRLVLAMIGVVALQALWEGADSVPARTLLTVVNVLLLGWVVVRTASPRRGVPTRVLVREAADAAPAPAAARVPTSARVPNSTPASARVPTPVPTPARVPTSAPARVPTSTPTPARVPNSTSNPASARVPAPAQVPPPAQVPPPAQVPPSAQVPAPAPAQAQAPGQVPPPAPAPTDAAPAPKPNPGSSPEPEPEPGATVGGSGTPKA; this is encoded by the coding sequence ATGCAGTGGCGTCGAGACCTCTGGATCGCTGTCCTCGCGGTCGGCGTGGGCGCCTTCGTCGCGGGTGAACGCATTCTCGCGGCGTCGGACGAGCCTGGCCTGGTGACGACGGTCCTCGTGATCGGCGCGGCGACCGCACCCGCCGCGTTCTACGCGGCCGCGCTCGGACACCAGCTGCGGTTCACGCTGCCGACGTGGGTGGTGGCAGCGTCCGCGGCGACCGCCGCGCTGCTCGGCGCCGGGACGGCCGGGCTGCTCGGGTATCCCACCCTGGAGCACCTCGGTCCGGCGTCGACGGTAGCGGTCGCGCTGGTCAAGACGTCGGTGACGCTGCTCGTGCCGCTGGCCGTGCTGTTCGCGCTGCCCACTCGGCGAGCCGCGGACGGCCTCCTGATCGGCGCCGCCGCCGGTGCCGGGTTCGCAACCGCGGAGGCCGTCGGCTACCTGGTCACGTCCCCGGATCTGGTCGGGCCGGCCGCCCACGCGGTGCTGGTCCGCGGGCTGCTCGGTCCGGCCTCCCACCTGGCCTGGGCCGGGATCGCGGCTGCGGCGCTCTGGCTCGCTGCTCAGCAGCACTGGAGCGGGCGGGCGCTGCGGCGGCTCGTGCTCGCGATGATCGGTGTGGTGGCGCTGCAGGCGCTCTGGGAGGGCGCGGACAGCGTCCCGGCTCGGACGCTGCTCACCGTGGTGAACGTGCTGCTGCTCGGGTGGGTCGTAGTACGGACGGCGTCGCCGCGCCGTGGCGTCCCCACGCGTGTGCTGGTCCGCGAGGCCGCAGACGCGGCCCCGGCCCCGGCCGCAGCCCGCGTCCCGACTTCGGCCCGCGTCCCGAACTCGACCCCGGCTTCGGCCCGGGTCCCGACTCCGGTCCCGACCCCGGCCCGCGTCCCGACCTCGGCTCCGGCCCGGGTCCCGACCTCGACCCCGACTCCAGCCCGGGTCCCGAACTCGACCTCGAACCCGGCTTCCGCCCGGGTCCCGGCCCCGGCCCAGGTCCCGCCTCCCGCCCAGGTCCCGCCTCCGGCCCAGGTCCCGCCTTCCGCCCAGGTCCCGGCCCCGGCCCCGGCCCAGGCCCAGGCCCCGGGCCAGGTCCCGCCTCCCGCGCCCGCGCCGACGGACGCCGCCCCGGCGCCGAAGCCGAACCCCGGGTCGAGCCCCGAGCCGGAGCCGGAGCCGGGGGCGACGGTCGGCGGGTCGGGAACCCCCAAAGCCTGA
- a CDS encoding DUF4352 domain-containing protein, whose product MEKHDPPTFDWTPPKRRHRMASVMIGLATVVVFGLCGVGIWIVDGGPADDPKPRRTSAAPVAVASPSLDENTVELLGNEPRLGSTVRNGAFEYRVTDQQCGVPEVGVNAGSAGQPSRGHFCVVTLSVRNVSRRAQVFTAADQVGYTTAGDRYLGSAPASRYANGSSRTFLTPIGPGAAVTGKLAFDLPNGERLDSLRLRVTASAGSVAVSLS is encoded by the coding sequence ATGGAAAAGCACGATCCGCCGACGTTCGACTGGACTCCGCCCAAACGTCGCCACCGGATGGCCTCCGTCATGATCGGGCTGGCCACCGTTGTCGTCTTCGGCCTCTGCGGCGTCGGGATCTGGATCGTCGACGGCGGACCGGCTGACGACCCGAAGCCCCGTCGGACGAGCGCGGCACCGGTCGCGGTGGCCAGCCCATCGCTCGATGAAAACACCGTCGAGTTGCTCGGCAACGAGCCGAGACTCGGCAGCACGGTACGGAACGGCGCGTTCGAGTACCGCGTCACCGACCAGCAGTGCGGCGTTCCCGAGGTCGGCGTCAACGCCGGATCCGCTGGTCAACCGTCCCGCGGCCACTTCTGCGTGGTGACGCTGAGCGTCCGCAACGTCAGTCGGCGCGCCCAGGTGTTCACCGCCGCGGACCAGGTCGGCTACACGACCGCGGGCGACCGCTACCTGGGCAGCGCCCCGGCGTCCCGGTACGCCAACGGCAGCAGCCGCACGTTCCTCACCCCGATCGGACCGGGCGCCGCCGTCACCGGCAAGCTCGCGTTCGACCTGCCGAACGGCGAGCGGCTCGACTCGCTCCGCCTCCGCGTCACGGCCTCCGCAGGCAGCGTCGCGGTCAGCCTCAGCTGA
- a CDS encoding MarR family winged helix-turn-helix transcriptional regulator: MDTDDHRREQTRALGRELRRYFVEARLVSHAFADLHGLHATDLHALIEVMDAEGRGTPTTPGRLGEALGLSSGATTAVIDRLERLGQIRRVRTGTDRRRVYLHYDEQGMVLAKEFFGPLHERIYQVVASFTEQEVEVAHRFLTAVTDAAADHRRAVRDGLS; the protein is encoded by the coding sequence GTGGACACGGACGACCACCGGCGAGAGCAGACGCGGGCGCTGGGACGGGAGCTACGGCGATACTTCGTCGAGGCGCGGCTGGTCAGCCACGCGTTCGCCGACCTGCACGGCCTGCACGCGACCGACCTGCACGCGCTGATCGAGGTGATGGACGCCGAGGGGCGCGGCACGCCGACGACGCCCGGCCGGTTGGGGGAGGCGCTGGGCCTCTCGTCCGGGGCGACCACCGCGGTGATCGACCGGCTGGAGCGGCTCGGACAGATTCGCCGGGTCCGGACCGGTACCGACCGTCGTCGGGTGTACCTGCACTACGACGAGCAAGGCATGGTGCTGGCCAAGGAGTTCTTCGGACCGCTGCACGAGCGGATCTACCAGGTCGTCGCCAGCTTCACCGAGCAGGAGGTGGAGGTGGCCCACCGATTCCTGACCGCGGTGACCGACGCCGCCGCCGATCACCGCCGGGCGGTTCGGGACGGCCTCAGCTGA
- a CDS encoding MMPL family transporter, whose product MPEFVTGRRTAWLVLLLAALFSGLVIAFGGTAENSNEPTAALPSSAESAKVAELQKQLPSGETNPALILYARDGAPLTDADIAAIQADAKEFTPLALGGRISPPIYSPDRTAALLAVPFAADLDNELVIDRVTELREKAKDGLPEGLTAQVTGGAGFLADIASSFSGANFKLLTVTAGVVALLLLITYRSPVLWLVPLAVVGLADVVAASIIALMSRATGLNIDPSTTGIVDVLVFGAGTDYALLLIARYREELRLTEDRRAAMRQALRSGGGAIVASAVTVTLSLLTLALAILENDRAIGLAGAIGIVVAAVFGLVVLPAALVVCGRGLFWPFVPKVGDPDKSRTGAWARVAAGVSRRPVAVIVFSLVLLGAMSAGLTDARLGLSQSEQFRVKAESVDGLEALARYYPAGATDPVAVMTTPDKIAEVTALAEDTPGVASVRPGETAGDLAELDVVLKAAPATSESYDAIRALRDRLDSTGALVGGSVATELDTREAAIRDLKVIVPLVLGVVLIVLIVLLHGAIVAPLLLMLTVVATFFASLGASTFLFTHVLGYPALDTVVPLLAFLFLVALGVDYNIFLVTRAREEALRHGTREGIKTAVAVTGGVITSAGILLAAVFAVLGVLPLITLTEIGVIVGLGVLLDTLLVRTVLVPALVVLLDRHFWWPSPLSRVPSPSAEAREKTNA is encoded by the coding sequence ATGCCCGAGTTTGTGACCGGACGCCGGACGGCCTGGCTGGTACTCCTACTGGCGGCGCTGTTCTCCGGGCTGGTGATCGCGTTCGGCGGCACCGCGGAGAACAGCAACGAGCCGACCGCGGCGCTCCCGTCGTCCGCCGAATCCGCAAAAGTCGCCGAGTTGCAGAAGCAGCTCCCGAGCGGGGAGACGAACCCGGCGCTGATCCTGTACGCACGGGACGGCGCACCGCTGACCGACGCTGACATCGCCGCGATCCAGGCGGATGCGAAGGAGTTCACCCCCCTCGCGCTCGGCGGCCGGATCTCTCCCCCGATTTATTCCCCGGACCGCACCGCCGCACTCCTCGCCGTGCCGTTCGCCGCCGACCTCGACAACGAGCTGGTCATCGACCGGGTCACCGAGCTGCGGGAGAAGGCGAAGGACGGTCTCCCCGAAGGGCTGACCGCCCAGGTCACCGGCGGCGCAGGCTTCCTGGCCGACATCGCGTCCTCGTTCAGCGGCGCGAACTTCAAGCTGCTCACGGTCACCGCGGGCGTCGTCGCGCTGCTGCTGCTGATCACCTACCGCAGCCCCGTGCTGTGGCTGGTGCCGCTCGCAGTCGTCGGCCTCGCCGACGTGGTCGCCGCCTCGATCATCGCGCTGATGTCCCGGGCCACCGGCCTGAACATCGACCCGTCGACGACCGGCATCGTCGACGTCCTGGTCTTCGGCGCCGGCACCGACTACGCGCTGCTGCTGATCGCCCGCTACCGCGAGGAGCTACGCCTCACCGAGGATCGCCGGGCAGCGATGCGCCAGGCTCTCCGCTCCGGTGGTGGTGCGATCGTGGCCAGTGCGGTCACCGTGACGTTGAGCCTGCTCACGCTCGCGCTGGCGATCCTGGAGAATGACCGGGCGATCGGTCTGGCCGGCGCGATCGGCATCGTCGTCGCCGCGGTATTCGGCCTGGTCGTGCTTCCGGCCGCGCTCGTCGTCTGCGGTCGCGGGCTGTTCTGGCCGTTCGTGCCGAAGGTCGGCGACCCGGACAAGTCGCGGACCGGAGCCTGGGCCCGCGTCGCGGCTGGTGTCTCTCGCCGTCCGGTCGCAGTGATCGTTTTCTCACTGGTGCTGCTCGGGGCCATGTCGGCCGGTCTGACCGACGCCCGGCTCGGGCTCAGCCAGTCCGAGCAGTTCCGGGTGAAGGCCGAGTCCGTCGACGGGCTCGAGGCGCTGGCCCGGTACTACCCCGCCGGTGCCACCGACCCGGTAGCGGTGATGACCACGCCGGACAAGATCGCCGAGGTGACCGCGCTGGCCGAGGACACGCCGGGCGTCGCGTCGGTGCGGCCCGGCGAAACAGCCGGTGACCTGGCCGAACTCGACGTGGTGCTGAAGGCGGCACCCGCGACGTCCGAGAGCTACGACGCGATCCGCGCGCTGCGCGACCGGCTGGACTCGACCGGGGCGCTGGTCGGCGGTTCGGTCGCCACCGAGCTCGACACCCGCGAGGCCGCGATCCGGGACCTGAAGGTGATCGTGCCGCTGGTGCTGGGCGTGGTCCTGATCGTGCTGATCGTGCTGCTGCACGGGGCGATCGTCGCGCCGCTGCTGCTGATGCTGACGGTCGTGGCGACGTTCTTCGCATCGCTGGGAGCCAGCACGTTCCTGTTCACCCACGTGCTGGGCTACCCGGCGCTGGACACCGTCGTGCCGCTGCTGGCGTTCCTGTTCCTGGTCGCGCTGGGCGTCGACTACAACATCTTCCTGGTCACCCGGGCCCGGGAAGAGGCGCTGCGCCACGGCACCCGGGAAGGCATCAAAACGGCGGTGGCGGTCACCGGCGGTGTGATCACCAGCGCGGGCATCCTGCTGGCCGCGGTGTTCGCGGTGCTCGGTGTCCTGCCGCTGATCACGCTCACCGAGATCGGCGTGATCGTGGGGCTGGGTGTCCTGCTGGACACCCTGCTGGTCCGGACCGTGCTGGTCCCGGCGCTCGTGGTGCTGCTGGACCGTCACTTCTGGTGGCCCTCACCCCTCTCCCGGGTCCCGTCTCCGTCAGCCGAGGCCCGAGAAAAAACCAACGCCTGA
- the mgrA gene encoding L-glyceraldehyde 3-phosphate reductase, translated as MGYTAAAARYENKTYRRVGRSGLKLPEISLGLWQNFGDETPLSTQRAIIRRAFDLGVTHIDLANNYGPPYGSAEINFGRIFAEDLKPYRDELVISTKAGYDMWPGPYGDHGSRKYLLASLDQSLARMGLEYVDIFYSHRFDPETPLEETMGALHTAVTSGRALYAGISSYSPERTLEAAQILRDLGTPLLIHQPSYSMFNRWIEGGLLDTLGELGVGCIPFSPLAQGLLTNRYLNGIPAGSRVAREGSATSSMLTEDTLGRIRALNEIAGSRGQSLAQLALAWALRDERISSLLIGASSVAQLEDNLAATRNTTFTDAELAEIDKYAVEVGINLWASSSES; from the coding sequence ATGGGCTACACGGCAGCGGCTGCGCGGTACGAAAACAAGACCTACCGGCGGGTCGGGCGAAGCGGGTTGAAGCTTCCGGAGATCTCGCTGGGTCTCTGGCAGAACTTCGGTGACGAGACGCCGCTCTCGACGCAGCGGGCGATCATCCGGCGGGCGTTCGACCTCGGCGTCACCCACATCGACCTGGCGAACAACTACGGCCCGCCGTACGGCAGCGCGGAGATCAACTTCGGGCGGATCTTCGCCGAGGACCTGAAGCCGTACCGGGACGAGCTGGTGATCTCGACGAAGGCCGGCTACGACATGTGGCCGGGGCCCTACGGCGACCACGGCTCTCGCAAGTACCTGCTCGCGAGCCTCGATCAGTCGCTGGCCCGGATGGGGCTGGAGTACGTCGACATCTTCTACTCGCACCGGTTCGACCCGGAGACGCCGCTCGAGGAGACGATGGGGGCACTGCACACGGCGGTGACCTCCGGCCGTGCCCTGTACGCCGGGATCTCCAGCTACTCGCCGGAGCGGACGCTGGAGGCGGCGCAGATCCTGCGGGACCTCGGGACGCCGCTGCTGATCCACCAGCCGTCGTACTCGATGTTCAACCGCTGGATCGAGGGCGGGCTGCTCGACACGCTCGGCGAGCTCGGCGTGGGGTGCATCCCGTTCTCGCCGCTGGCCCAGGGCCTGCTGACGAACCGGTACCTGAACGGGATCCCGGCGGGCTCCCGGGTGGCGCGGGAAGGCTCGGCGACGTCGTCGATGCTGACCGAGGACACGCTGGGGCGGATCCGCGCGCTGAACGAGATCGCCGGGTCGCGCGGGCAGTCGCTGGCGCAGCTCGCGCTCGCGTGGGCGTTGCGCGACGAGCGGATCTCGTCGCTGCTGATCGGTGCGTCCAGCGTCGCGCAGCTGGAGGACAACCTGGCGGCGACGCGGAACACCACGTTCACCGACGCCGAACTGGCCGAGATCGACAAGTACGCGGTCGAAGTCGGCATCAACCTGTGGGCGAGCTCGAGCGAGAGCTGA
- a CDS encoding purine-cytosine permease family protein translates to MSDTALSVEVNGINQIAESERKGSPRDLFWPWFAANVSVLGVSYGSYILGFGISFWQAALVGVVGVVISFLFVGIISIAGKRGSAPTMTLTRAAFGVRGGRLPSLISWLLTVGWETSLVVVAVLATATIFDRLGAGGGTGTKVVALIVIVAMVALGGTLGFNLIMRAQRWITWIAGLLTAVYLVFAADNIDFGRVVDLPGGSAPAVIGAFVFTMTGFGLGWVNAAADYSRYLPRSASTRGVVLWTTLGSSLPPVVLLLFGILLAGSSDDLNAGIAADPVGALTTILPTWFLVPFAVATILGLVAGAIMDVYSSGLALLNVGLRVPRWVAVCIDSTLMLIGAVYVVFFANDFLGPFQGFLITLGVPIAAWCGIFIADIALRKKDYAEDELFTPSGRYGDVRWVSVGLVVVGSIVGWGLVTNTLASWLDWQGYFLGPLGGKSGDWAFANLGVLVSLVIGFVGYLLLGRGAVRGQEALPTVPESPVTEGAN, encoded by the coding sequence ATGAGCGATACGGCATTGAGCGTCGAGGTCAACGGCATCAACCAGATCGCCGAGTCCGAGCGCAAGGGCAGTCCCAGGGACTTGTTCTGGCCGTGGTTCGCCGCGAACGTCTCGGTGCTCGGCGTCAGCTACGGGTCCTACATCCTCGGGTTCGGCATCTCGTTCTGGCAGGCGGCGCTGGTCGGCGTCGTCGGTGTGGTGATCTCGTTCCTGTTCGTCGGCATCATCTCGATCGCCGGTAAGCGGGGCTCCGCGCCGACGATGACGCTGACCCGCGCGGCGTTCGGCGTCCGCGGTGGCCGGCTGCCGTCGCTGATCTCCTGGCTGCTCACCGTCGGGTGGGAAACCTCGCTGGTCGTCGTCGCGGTGCTCGCCACCGCGACGATCTTCGACCGGCTGGGCGCAGGCGGCGGCACCGGGACCAAGGTCGTGGCGCTGATCGTGATCGTCGCGATGGTCGCGCTGGGCGGCACACTCGGGTTCAACCTGATCATGCGCGCGCAGCGGTGGATCACCTGGATCGCGGGTCTGCTCACGGCCGTCTACCTGGTGTTCGCCGCGGACAACATCGACTTCGGCCGGGTCGTCGACCTGCCGGGTGGTTCCGCACCGGCGGTGATCGGCGCGTTCGTCTTCACGATGACCGGCTTCGGCCTGGGCTGGGTCAACGCGGCCGCCGACTACTCGCGGTACCTGCCGCGGTCGGCGTCGACCCGGGGTGTCGTGCTGTGGACGACGCTCGGTTCGTCGCTGCCGCCGGTGGTGCTGCTGCTGTTCGGCATCCTGCTCGCCGGCTCGTCGGACGACCTGAACGCGGGCATAGCCGCCGACCCGGTCGGCGCGCTGACCACGATCCTGCCGACGTGGTTCCTGGTGCCGTTCGCGGTCGCGACGATCCTCGGGCTGGTCGCCGGCGCGATCATGGACGTGTACTCGTCCGGCCTAGCGCTGCTCAACGTCGGGCTGCGGGTGCCGCGCTGGGTCGCGGTCTGCATCGACTCGACGCTGATGCTGATCGGCGCCGTCTACGTGGTGTTCTTCGCCAACGACTTCCTCGGGCCGTTCCAGGGCTTCCTGATCACGCTGGGTGTGCCGATCGCGGCCTGGTGCGGCATCTTCATCGCTGATATCGCGCTGCGGAAGAAGGATTACGCGGAGGACGAGCTGTTCACCCCGAGCGGTCGGTACGGCGACGTGCGGTGGGTATCGGTCGGGCTCGTCGTGGTCGGCTCGATCGTCGGCTGGGGCCTGGTGACGAACACGCTGGCGTCGTGGCTCGACTGGCAGGGCTATTTCCTCGGACCGCTGGGCGGCAAGTCCGGTGACTGGGCGTTCGCCAACCTCGGCGTCCTCGTGTCGCTGGTGATCGGCTTCGTCGGGTACCTGCTGCTGGGACGGGGTGCGGTGCGCGGTCAAGAGGCGCTGCCGACTGTGCCAGAGTCACCGGTGACCGAGGGGGCGAACTGA